ttctcccgatccataaacccccatgctaccgtgaaagtttgcttgtcggaagtatgacaagctatgtttaacaacgacatgttgtacttgttggtcttgtacgtacaatctattaactaaatttgatagaagcattgggccaacttgatcatctccggatgcgccaagaaaatacgagtcactttTCCTTCCAATAGCAGCTTCCTCGTTGTGTATCCGTGTTGATCGGCTAACCACTGAGATTGTTCCATAATcgctctaccatcccattcccTCTTCCTAAAGGATGCTCTTGCCGTGTAAATTTGcctcaaagtggacaagttatccttatcatcctccttaatcttcctaaggatgtcacttggtttacacgctttcatcgaccttaccgtttccaattgatgtggtttcaacccaaAAACGGCCGTGTGTCCAGTAAGAGATTCTGGATCATCATGATCATGATAACCATTCGTCACTTTATCGATCTTGTATACCTTACCATTGGGTCCACTGGGTCtattaactataatcttaaacgggcaaccatacttctttgatttggtaatgtattcccttgtcgtcTTCTTCGCGTACGGTCTGTCCTTTTCCCAGTGACTTTCTTGCTTTCCACCTCTCTTACAAACAAGTTCCAAACGATCTTTTTTTGAACGACGACCTAAAACTAATGCGCATTTGTTCTCTATGcccttgtctataaaccattgctttgcatcatttctttctttccattccaaatcggtgaaatagTGGGCAGAGGTATCAACACCCAGCAAAGATACGACTTTGGGCTGATCTTCATCGAACGCCGCAACAATATACAACATATATCGAAAGGTGTAGGAtatagaatcggtttatgtgtcaCAGTCAAGGCAACTGATTGACATGAATCAGATTATATGAGAAATTATAAAGTCTGATTAAAGACTTGATGATTTCAGAGAAAAAATTCCATATTTCACAATCGGTTCACATTGCATAACATGTAATCTGATTTTCATCTATATTCCTGTATCATTTCGTCTccacaatcggattacatatatacACTAGTATAACCGTTGCCACGGTGGAAGGGCTGACCGAAtaagaatctgaagatggggttTATCTACGACTACtttagccccgtttcagaaaaagtgatactttcgccttgtttcagaaaaagtgatacatcacttttcctaaaacggagcgaaaatatcacttttcgtaaaaaagagtgaaagtatcaccaacctgaaacggaatgtgaaagtatcactttttcaaaAACGGAAATTTATTCGATCCAtataccaaaatatggttgcatgatgtgttatgcatcctttgtggtggtttgcattgGCTATGCATTCATTTTTCGAGAActgtgcctaaagtgaaagtatcacttttcttgaaacatagGGAGTattatcgttttattagttgcaacagaaaattaggtgatgcataaaccaaaatatgactaCATTATTATGTattctttgtggtggtttgcataaaatGACAAACACCTCCGAATTTCACAAAAACTCTTATTTTTTGGGTAATTTACATTACCTCCcctgtaaagattggtaatttgcattacctcccctacaaaaataaaattagcaaagccTCCTCTCGTCAATAATTCCGTTTATTCCAAGTCAGCTGACTCAGCACTAACTTACACGTGGTTTTTcgtaggggaggtaatgcaaattaccaatctttacagAGGAGGTAATGTAAATTACCAATTTTTACTGGGGAAGTAACACAAATaccccaaaaaaaataaaaatcacgtGTAAATCAGTGCAGAGTCAGCTAACTTGAAATAAACGGAATTATTGATGAGAGCAGGTTTTGCTACTTTTATTTATGTAGGGGAGGCAATGCAAATTACCAATCATTACGGGGGAGGCAACGGAAATTACcccaaatttgatattgttgtttatatTTGTTACGTAGATTTTTATAATAGTTGGACAAAAAGGGAGAGGCGTtttcggattctgaggtgcacaCGACCAAAAAAGAGTTACTACCAAAAAAATCCAATCTTCTAAATCCAATTGATCActtgtagattttacaaaaaaaaaatcgtaataTAAGGTCCTCCCTCACTCGGCCCAATTATATACGACCTAAGTGAAAATCAACAAGATTACTCAAAAAAACACAATACAATTAAAGCTATTGCTTTAGCTTTGACatacacaaacaaaaaaaaaaaaaaaaaaccaaacaaaCTGTCAGTGAATGATCTTTAAAGTGTACTGGTAAAAAGTTCAAAAAATAGAGAACAAATGATCGATCGATCAATGGTGAAAAAAATTCTCGGTTAAGTAATGTTTTATATCGCCAACCATTCATCTCTCTCCCTCTTCCTCTTCTCGTCTCATGTCTCCCAATTCTCTTGTGATGGGAAACATGATATTTTGGTTCTTCTGGAATAATAGGATGCTTCACTAAACCTAAAACACcagaaaaacacaaaacaaattACAGGTACAAGTCGAACAGCCAGTTACGTTCCTCCAaactaaacaacaaaagaaattATATGTAGATGGATATCATAATTCAAGAATACCTTTTAGGAATAAAAGGGCGTTCAAAATATGGCATTGGTTGAGCTCTTGGAACTAGCTCCTTCCTCAACCTCTtgacttcttcctcttcttccaacTAAAAAGCAGAAACCAAGAAGATTGAAAGTATTACTACATGGCATCaagacataattttattttattttttactacAAATCAACCAAGACAATATGGTTCAAAGTTTCTGATATTTACCTTCTGTTGCCTATCTTTTTTCCATTCTATGCTGTTCAAGTAAGCTTAACTTCTCCGCAACCTGAAAATGTCACATGAAAATCAGTTCTTATAATATCACATGGATTATTAAAAGCACGAAACCGTTGTTGAGGATCATATAGCTTAAGATAAGAAGTTGGCAGCTTACCTGAGTATCAAAATCAGCACGCTCAACTGCTCGCACATCACTGTGAAGTTTCAAGTCGATGGGCCTCGTGATGTCTTTTACTGGTGGCTTTATCAAATGTTGAAAACACAGAAACTACACTCAGCATTCACAAAAACATATGCTTGCCTTCTAATTTGAATTTAGAATACATCACAATGGTTCTTCCTGAGCTAAATACAGTAGCAATTGAAAGTCTTAGTTTATAATATACACCTAAGCAAATTACGCCATTTACTAGTGTAAATTCCATATGTCCATCTCTATCATTCATATTTCTACCTGAGCCTAAGATCATTAAGAAGCCTAAGAACTCGCTTAATATGTAACACATTTACTAATATGTCTATCTCCTAAGCCAAATAACAATAACAATTGCATAATGGAAGTTCCAGATTACAGTAAGCGCTCAACGAAATACCCGTTTACTAATGCGAACTTTAGATGTCCATCTCTAATTGAACATGGTAAGTCGATTTACTAGAGTGAGttttatatatccatcttctGAGACAAATAACAATAACAATCGGATAAATGAGGTACTATGCTACTGCGAAATTCAATTTTCCCATTTACTATTGCGAATTTTGTATTCCCATCTCCAACAATCAAACCATACCCAATTGTGCAACTAAAGATACTATGTAGTGAACGATTTTCCATACAAAATCTACTTCTATATCATTGTATTAAGATCATTAAGAAGCCTACAAACTCGCTTTGGCATACCTCTGGTTCGGCTGTTGCCCGTGGACGGCCTTGCGCAATGGGTATACGTTGCTTATCCTCTTCTGTAAGCATTTCTTGTACTTTCTTTACGAATACTTCTTCTTTATGTTTTCCTCTTTGCTGAAAGGACAATTACCCATTAGTAACCTGTATTCCTTTGAAATAAAGACTGggcatcaaaataaaaaaaattaatcccTACTAGTTAACAATCAAAGATCATTATTGATTTATACCTCAGTTCTAAGCTTGAATGGTTTTTGACTATTGAATTTAAGTTGTTTTTTCTTCCATCTCCTTACATCAGATGCTCCAGAAGAATCAGAACTCTGCTAGTAGGCCGAAACAAATCACATCTATAGTTAAATACTGAAATACTAATATCACATTCAGCATAAAACCAATTATGAATCACAATTGAAGTACTAATATCACTCAGCATGAAACCAAGTACAAACTCATTTGCAATTCCTCTCAACGGCAGCATTTCCAGTTTCAAATTGCAATTTCATCATTTTTCTCTGTTGAATTAGCTATAAATCAAACCCAGAAACATCACCCATCAAAACCACTTCCCATGAACATCTCCATTTTGTCTTCTTGGCTTCAATTCACTGCCAACTTCAGATTCGACTCAAACCATAATCATATCCATCAAAACCCATCTGCAATCAATAGCATCCACCCTCGATTCCAACTCGAACCTGCTCTGCAACATACTCAAAAtcattatatatttttcttcatttcaatttcgattcatcatttttattaatggcagcaacaaaccctaatttaccatTTCTTCCTTAACCACAGTTCCATAGCAACAACGACATCTTCCCTTCTGATTTCCAGTCCAACCAGATTCAACCACCAAACCAATCTGATTGAATCTGCTGATGaagagtggtggtggtgattgaatCTGTAACAGTGAGATTGAAGGAGGTGGAGGAGagtgaagagaaagacaagaaaagaaaaagaaattagtTCACTCTGTTCCTCAATACGAATTTTGGATGGTGGTgagatgatggtggtggagatggtggtggtgatggtgacgGTGATGGTGGTGGACTAAAGAAGAAGATGGCGCAGTTTCGATATGAACTTGGAGGAAGAAAAAAGCTGGAGGAGAAAGAAGATGaacgaaaaagaaaaaactataaACTTTGAGGTGTCCGAGATTTGAACCCGCGACCTTTAGTTCATTTAACAAAAATCCAGCTACATGAGGAGCGTTCTTGGTTTTTCAGCATGCACCATTTTCAATCTTTTTGTGGTAATTGATCACTTAGATTTGATAAAAAAGTGGCCATATAAAGGTCCTCCCttgcttcgctcggtcggcccaataaATGAACCGATTGTGAATTCAGTGTATTTTACGTGAACATCCAAGTGAAGGAATCGACATATGtacatcaccaacaaaaaccgaTTTTGGTCACGTACCCATCGCGTCAAAAATTTACTACAATCGGATTATATGGTGATGAAAAATAACCGATTATGAtacccaatttggggattttacccagaatcggtttatgtggttatattgaataaaccgattctgggaatttattttgaaatttttttccttTGTGGATGATCTAGACATGCAAATAGATGTTTGTGGATCATTACAACTCATACCTGTCTATTTgaagcattatcaccttcttcttcccggagatattgttcttgtgcttgaataatatcctcaagcattatTTGGTTGTCGCGCTCTTCTTCtttcaacaaattatccaatttggtaggatcgaaatcatgattatctgatgcacccacttcttcatcactactagagtcttcaacacaaaccctagttttttatttttttcccctCTACTTCTTTTTTCCCTGCAAACCTtaaaagaggaaatgaatttctactataatcctaacactataatcaaactcaaacactaattaatttaactaatactaacttaattaatcatcactaatgtATAAGGGTATATTAGCCATTAACATAAATAAGAGGATAAGGGGTTTCTAGAGATTACTTCTTAATGACCCTTTTCGTTTTTTAGTCGTAGACCCAAATTAATCACAGTAGGCCCCAGTTTAGCCAGGAAACAGAAACCATGACagaaaaggggaataaagagagatgtgagaaaccgaaccgattacaattaatttgcgtgtagccttgtgtttggtcaatttttttataagtttcatttttcttcctgcccCCTCCCTACCCGACAAATTTGAACTGTGAAGCTGTTTGTTTAATGGTGTTTGACTGAAATCTGtaatcaatttgattgatgatcccAAGTTTGagcttaatttcatgaaattgtgATTTCCAAAAAGCCAATTTCAGTTTCTCTGCACAAACATTGTGACGGACAAACTCACCATTTTTTCATCATTAAGGGACTCCTCCCTTTGGTCGTCGTCCaataagtggagtgatagattagtattattataataaatatgcaaaatttgatagccatatttatattcattagataggtgttttaaaatgctttccgatgatataaagtttacgaaaatccgttgtatagtttgagagataaatcatttctaaatttactagtaaattttaactaggtcatctaattagggacggaggtagtaatttttattaaaattatttattaatggaAATATGTATCATTAGATTAACTAAGAGGACATTTATAATGAAAATTTAATGAATTATTCattatgagaaattaatgagacactaattaataaaatactCATAATatttttaagttgaacaaaccatagtcattgatttatcttctccctagaCAAATCTGGACctctctttatcttgcctaacttgtccaaaccttgttttgtattctagaaaATTACCGAAAATTCTTTAATTTATCAACAATAAAAACAAAGGCAATATTAAACAACAActgattttttaaaaaataataccTTTGTACAATAATActaattttaaattttaatattATCTATATACTTATTTATTTAATACTAAAAAATACATCATTCTTAAGCACAATAAAATACACAACAACTTTCAGAGATATGTATGTTATAGTCATTTGCTATAACAACAATAGTTGAACCTGATATTACGAAACAAAATTGATTGCTTGGCTCTAACTTTGGTTTATGTTTTGCCAAACATCAATTGTTTTTTGTACATAGCTCAGCACAACAACACACATTAGAATCATGTTGTTATTCCTAAGCATCAGTtagtaaaaatatatttattatcattgttgatagaataaattatttattactccctccgttccattttacttgatgttgtagagtttttcacgtAGATTAAGAAATAACATAAAGAGTAAGAAATAACATAGAGAGTAAATTGGGGAAAAAGGTTCTGATAGCGATGAGAGAGGGGGAGCGAGAAAAAAGGAGTGACTATGGGGAGAAAAAAATTCTTGCAACTTGATAAGAAAAGTTTTGAGATCTCTATAGAATCCATGGGAAACAGGGAGATGATTAAGATTCTTGAACGTGGATGGGAAGGTTTAAGAGCTTGGGAGATTTTTCCAGAAATAATTATCTGGTGGTTGATCTGGGTGTTGAAAAAAGTTTTCAAAGGAAagtacaaaaaaaagaaaacggGGGAGATGGAAGGAGATGATCTTTTCGTTGTTAAGGTTCAGGATAACCAAGGAGGGGAATATATTCGTATTTCTAGATTTAGAAAGGGGGATGAATCTAAGGCATACAGTATTTGTGTGCCAAGTGGAGATAACAGAAGGTGTTGGTCGAAGTGAAGCTCTGGATTTGTGTATGGAGAGGCAAGGCTTAAAAATGTTAACACAAGAAATACCAAAGGATAAAAATTTTCTGGAAGTTCTAAATTCAAAAAGTTAAAGACTCAAATGGACATGGGTGGTCAAAGTGAGTAAGAAGTTGAGTTGGAATCATGTGGCTATGCTGGTTAAGAAGGTATTGGGGATTAAGAGATTCATGATCATTCAAAATATATCATCAACTACAGCTTTGTTAACTTTAGATGAGATGGACTGGAAGAAGATTTGGGTGCCAAAAAAGTGGAGATATCAAGATGTAGATCTTTGTTTATCCCAGTGGACTGGTGACTTTGTTCCAAATACAATTCAGTCTTTGCAAAGCAAGGAAGAAGGAGAGTATCAAAAGAAAGGTAGGAAGGATGTTAAGAAGGTAGTAGGTCATTCTTTTCCATTGTCTAAAACCTCAGAGACAATCAATGGTTTAAGATTAGAGTGCTGGATCAAAAGTTATGGTCCTCTGGAATATTATCCAACATAGGCAATGAACTCTCTCTTGGCAAATTTGAGAGAATAGTTACAGAGacattaagaagagaatgatctTTTTTCTTCAGAGTTGTGGTGTTGGGTGAACTCAGCAAGGTGCCAGCGGTGTTGGTAACGGTGGTGGAGGGGAAGAAGGTGGTGCTGACGGTGGAGTGGGATCCGTTTTATGTGGAGGAATTTTTGCTAGATGAAGCATATTACGGTAGATAATTAAgggaatttgatttttttttttgcggagATATTTCttcaaaagaaattcaaaattatgTTGCATTGAATATGAAAGCGAGAAAGAAGGGTGTTATGGGGCCGAGCTTGGAAACGGGACAGGAGAATAAGGCTTCTTCAAGGAAATCATATGATGTAATTTTGGTGGAAAATAATATTGGTGGTCAAGTTGACCAACTGGTCTTATTTGGTCAAAACTCGAACGTTGGAAATTCGAATTCAAATTTTCGAGTGGGCGATAACTTTGAGACAGGTGAAGAGAGAAGTGAGAATGGGGTGTTGGAGATAGAGGAAGGAGAGATGGTTATGAGTAAAAAAGTAGTGGAAATCAATTTACTCTGTGAAATTTAAAATAAAGTAGTGCAGAAGTTGGGAGATATTCAACTTTCACACACAGAGAGTATGGAAAAGGTGATGGAAGCTGCTGAGCTTATGATGTTACATTGTTGCTCTTATGGAGGAGAACATGAGGGAGATAAGCAATTGCTTAAGAAGGTGGTGTTGAAGCAGGTTATGAAGTATAAAGAAAGGTTTAAGAAGATTAATGAGCAGAAGAACAAGGCAGCTATGAAAAGAATTGCTGAGGATTGGGAAAATGAGTTACCTTTAATTGAAGTTTCGCCTTTGAGAATTGGAGGAGTGGAGAAAACATCTGAGAAGTAATTAATggattataaaattatttcataGAATCTTCATGGGCTAAACTCTTTTGAGAAAATTACTGCTTTGAAAAATGCTATTTTCAATCAAAGGTGTACAGTTTGTTTGGTTCAGGAAactaagatgatgaagatgaacaaaTGGCTgataaagcaattatgatatgATGAGCATTTTGATTGGGATTATTTTT
This DNA window, taken from Papaver somniferum cultivar HN1 chromosome 3, ASM357369v1, whole genome shotgun sequence, encodes the following:
- the LOC113357103 gene encoding protein TPX2-like, whose protein sequence is MLPLRGIANEFSSDSSGASDVRRWKKKQLKFNSQKPFKLRTEQRGKHKEEVFVKKVQEMLTEEDKQRIPIAQGRPRATAEPEPPVKDITRPIDLKLHSDVRAVERADFDTQVAEKLSLLEQHRMEKR